One window of Lacerta agilis isolate rLacAgi1 chromosome 14, rLacAgi1.pri, whole genome shotgun sequence genomic DNA carries:
- the LOC117057740 gene encoding olfactory receptor 14A16-like translates to MANQSTVTEFLLMGFSSDREEQLFYFVIFLYIYLIALAGNFLIIVAVALNYRLHTPMYFFLVNLSLSDICYISTTIPKSIAASLSDDKRISFAGCVTQVFLVLTFAGSELALLTIMAYDRYVAICHPLQYELIMNWDACIQMAAASWISSLINSSLNTIITFRLNFCGSNIIGQYFCDVPLLLKISCTDTKVNQILIFAIGIIVASFCGGFIFVSYGCIFSAVLRIPSVQGRYKAFSTCIPHLTVFSLFMSTAVFSYMRPEALSSTTIDLLSAVLYNVLPPLLNPIIYSFRNKDIQEAVLKIPKRIRSLLA, encoded by the coding sequence ATGGCCAACCAGTCTACAGTGACAGAATTTCTTCTGATGGGGTTTTCCAGTGACCGAGAAGAACAATTGTTTTACTTTGTGATATTTCTCTACATTTATTTAATAGCCTTAGCGGGGAATTTCCTCATCATCGTTGCTGTTGCCCTGAACTACAGACTGCATACTCCTATGTACTTCTTTCTGGTCAACCTATCATTATCAGACATTTGCTACATCTCAACCACTATCCCCAAATCCATAGCTGCTTCTTTGTCAGATGATAAAAGGATTTCTTTTGCTGGCTGTGTCACACAGGTTTTCTTAGTTTTGACTTTTGCAGGTTCTGAGCTTGCCTTGCTCACTATCATGGCTTATGATCGCTATGTTGCAATCTGCCATCCTCTGCAGTATGAGCTAATCATGAACTGGGATGCCTGCATCCAAATGGCAGCTGCTTCCTGGATAAGTAGCCTAATTAATTCCTCATTAAATACCATTATCACTTTCAGGCTAAATTTCTGTGGGTCCAATATTATTGGGCAGTATTTCTGTGATGTCCCTCTGTTGCTAAAGATTTCTTGTACTGACACAAAGGTTAACCAAATTTTAATTTTTGCCATTGGGATTATAGTAGCTTCATTTTGTGGAGGGTTCATCTTTGTTTCCTATGGCTGCATCTTCTCTGCTGTGCTGAGAATCCCTTCTGTTCAAGGAAGATATAAAGCTTTCTCTACCTGCATCCCCCACCTGACTGTCTTTTCTTTATTTATGAGCACAGCTGTGTTTTCATACATGAGACCTGAAGCCCTTTCTTCTACAACGATCGATTTGCTCTCTGCTGTATTGTATAATGTTTTGCCACCACTTCTGAATCCCATTATTTATAGTTTTAGGAACAAAGACATCCAAGAGGCCGTGCTGAAAATACCAAAAAGAATTAGAAGTCTCCTAGCATGA
- the LOC117057743 gene encoding olfactory receptor 14A16-like, whose protein sequence is MANQSTVTEFLLMGFSSHREEQLFYFVIFLSIYLIALLGNFLITIAVALNHKLHTPMYFFLVNLSLSDICYISTTIPKSIAASLLDYKKISFAGCVAQVFLLFTFAGSELALLTIMAYDRYVAICHPLQYELIMNWDACIQMATASWISNLMHSLLHTIITFRLDFCRSNIIGQYFCDIPQLLKISCTDTKVNQILIFAIGIIANSVCGGFIFVSYGYIFSAVLRISSVQGRYKAFSTCIPHLTVFSLFMSTAVFSYMRPKALSSTTIDLLSAVLYNVLPPLLNPVIYSFRNKDIQEAVLKIPKRIRYLLA, encoded by the coding sequence ATGGCCAACCAGTCTACAGTGACAGAATTTCTTCTGATGGGGTTTTCCAGTCACCGAGAAGAACAATTGTTTTACTTTGTGatatttctttccatttatttaaTAGCCTTGTTGGGGAATTTCCTCATCACCATTGCTGTTGCCCTGAACCACAAATTGCACACTCCTATGTACTTCTTTCTGGTCAACCTATCCTTATCAGACATTTGCTACATCTCAACCACTATCCCCAAATCCATAGCTGCTTCCTTGTTGGATTACAAAAAGATTTCTTTTGCTGGCTGTGTTGCACAGGTTTTCTTACTTTTCACCTTTGCAGGTTCTGAGCTTGCCTTGCTCACTATCATGGCTTATGATCGCTATGTTGCAATCTGCCATCCTCTACAGTATGAGCTAATCATGAACTGGGATGCCTGCATCCAAATGGCAACAGCTTCCTGGATAAGCAACCTGATGCATTCATTGTTACATACCATTATCACTTTCAGGCTAGATTTCTGTAGGTCCAATATTATTGGGCAGTATTTTTGTGATATCCCCCAGTTGCTAAAGATTTCTTGTACAGACACAAAGGTTAACCAAATTTTGATTTTTGCCATTGGGATTATAGCAAATTCAGTTTGTGGAGGGTTCATCTTTGTTTCCTATGGCTACATCTTCTCTGCTGTGCTGAGAATCTCTTCTGTTCAAGGCAGATATAAAGCTTTCTCTACCTGCATCCCCCACCTGACTGTCTTTTCTTTATTTATGAGCACAGCTGTGTTTTCATACATGAGACCTAAAGCACTTTCTTCTACAACAATTGATTTGCTCTCTGCTGTATTGTATAATGTTTTGCCACCATTACTGAATCCTGTTATTTATAGTTTTAGGAACAAAGACATCCAAGAGGCTGTGTTGAAAATACCGAAAAGAATTAGATATCTCCTGGCATGA